The following proteins come from a genomic window of Gammaproteobacteria bacterium:
- a CDS encoding putative SPOR domain-containing protein (Evidence 3 : Putative function from multiple computational evidences), which yields MALGYWGFPPRIRCDMAATSRKRSPPPDYKPSPPASDRGGVPGWVWVMIGLLISMVGALGYYILGDSRHAGAGGTSQAIASSATPIAKELTKVASKPPVSKEPAAKESTSEAAPKPAPVAEGTSSTSFDFYKLLPAMKVGDASEPPQESPKPTVKEPPKPPAKEPALKQPTPPAKEAGRESAKEPSTVYVLQAGAFHTSQEADRLRAHLAFMGLESTIQTVGAGASEVWHRVRLGPFREFNQATQIQQRLRQESISATLSKERRN from the coding sequence ATGGCCTTAGGTTATTGGGGGTTTCCGCCCCGGATACGATGTGATATGGCTGCTACTTCGCGCAAACGCTCTCCGCCCCCTGATTACAAGCCTTCTCCTCCCGCATCTGATAGGGGAGGGGTGCCCGGGTGGGTTTGGGTTATGATCGGGCTGCTGATCAGCATGGTTGGGGCATTAGGTTACTATATTTTGGGTGATTCCCGCCATGCTGGTGCAGGAGGTACCTCTCAGGCCATAGCGAGTTCTGCTACTCCCATCGCCAAAGAGTTGACCAAGGTTGCGAGTAAACCACCTGTTAGTAAGGAGCCAGCAGCCAAGGAATCTACGAGCGAGGCCGCTCCGAAGCCTGCTCCCGTAGCTGAGGGAACTTCTTCCACGTCGTTCGATTTCTACAAACTCTTGCCGGCGATGAAGGTTGGTGATGCCTCTGAACCTCCCCAGGAGTCGCCCAAGCCGACGGTCAAGGAACCACCCAAGCCTCCCGCAAAAGAGCCGGCCTTGAAACAGCCAACACCTCCTGCCAAGGAGGCGGGGCGGGAGTCGGCGAAGGAGCCATCCACGGTTTATGTGCTTCAGGCCGGTGCCTTTCATACCTCCCAAGAAGCCGACCGTCTGCGTGCTCATCTCGCCTTTATGGGGTTGGAATCTACCATTCAGACTGTTGGGGCGGGTGCCTCGGAAGTCTGGCACCGAGTCCGTTTGGGGCCTTTTCGGGAATTCAATCAAGCTACCCAGATCCAGCAGCGTCTACGCCAGGAGAGCATCTCCGCTACCTTGAGCAAAGAACGCCGCAATTAA
- a CDS encoding membrane hypothetical protein (Evidence 5 : Unknown function) — protein sequence MVDDGKEIASIPDESCTEASAASGTSSVAIPERGSKDSTGCCENWVHWSSRLFWLIPLAFYWTTASRVPGWIDAPMIASNVHLLVTGTWVNIHNLFHILGRVWTLLIPWGDLHYRLNLLCGVFGAITVHFVFVNGLKMTRNPVAALLGAIAVMLGHSLWWHSTILEVYTLNTALLGILLYYILRYQESDQLIDLYKAVFVFGLGLFNHVLMGLFGFGFVILALHPSQWRKIFRAGTLLRIFLFFGLALQIFLFIFLREFNDHLLKLGGQTFHDQWLILKDMLDGMTGGRFKDFMFPTYLTSEQKWHWHLNYLFLLLINYPSVAFLTGIVGFFLLMRRKDLRMFSGFFLTGFVIQAVWSSNYMIWDTYAFGLPVWIMFGSLTPLGFAYFLNRGKQWRRATLILSCTLLIGPYVYSQVAKWDKENGFWREYFSFYDYVSNLWDASLYFGNPNKMNYTITKEIAETFFQKIPVGAHICDDDGKGQYPFSLYYQKVLKRRTDIHFHSLFGPELNTEVARRFATELFELLKQGEQVFISSPYWPERPVLNEMYARFSLPQQVAVEQVNDMSLEELERTFPKYALVRVPLSQDGRFYIYEFQRRGEASRQVIMLKDWVVEGESMGVMNSEGGNYFPQALNGWSGGSHLLWLDAREGSSLDLQFFVPREMNADLLIRYTTSYDFGRFQLALDGAKIGTEFEGYSRDTSRSEEISLGRHRLVSGNHTLRITIKGSSEDADQRNGFGLDYLRIKGDE from the coding sequence ATGGTTGATGATGGTAAAGAAATTGCCTCTATTCCAGATGAATCTTGCACGGAGGCTTCGGCTGCTTCAGGGACTTCCTCGGTAGCTATTCCTGAACGAGGGAGTAAAGATTCGACAGGTTGTTGCGAGAATTGGGTACACTGGTCTTCCCGATTATTCTGGTTGATTCCTCTCGCTTTTTATTGGACCACCGCCTCACGAGTGCCGGGTTGGATTGATGCCCCAATGATTGCCAGCAACGTACATCTGCTGGTAACCGGGACGTGGGTAAATATTCACAATCTCTTCCATATTCTTGGGCGAGTCTGGACCTTACTCATTCCGTGGGGTGACCTGCACTATCGTCTTAATCTGCTGTGTGGGGTGTTTGGGGCAATTACGGTCCATTTTGTCTTTGTGAATGGACTGAAGATGACGCGCAACCCGGTTGCAGCGCTGTTAGGAGCCATTGCGGTGATGCTTGGTCATTCACTGTGGTGGCATTCTACAATCTTGGAGGTGTACACGCTCAATACAGCACTGCTCGGAATATTACTTTATTATATTTTGCGTTATCAGGAATCCGATCAGTTGATCGATCTCTATAAAGCTGTTTTTGTTTTTGGTTTGGGGCTCTTCAATCATGTATTAATGGGACTTTTTGGTTTTGGTTTTGTAATCTTGGCGCTTCATCCGAGTCAGTGGCGAAAGATTTTTAGGGCGGGAACATTGTTGAGAATTTTCCTGTTCTTTGGATTGGCCTTACAAATATTTCTCTTTATCTTTTTGAGAGAATTTAATGACCACCTACTAAAATTAGGGGGACAGACGTTCCATGATCAATGGCTGATCCTGAAAGATATGCTCGATGGCATGACCGGTGGACGATTTAAGGATTTCATGTTTCCAACCTATTTAACCAGCGAGCAGAAATGGCATTGGCATCTGAATTACTTGTTCCTCTTGCTGATAAATTACCCTTCCGTGGCCTTTCTCACAGGCATAGTAGGTTTCTTCTTGCTAATGAGAAGGAAAGACCTTCGGATGTTTTCTGGTTTTTTCTTGACCGGTTTTGTGATTCAAGCTGTTTGGTCATCAAATTACATGATCTGGGACACCTATGCGTTTGGCCTACCGGTGTGGATCATGTTTGGCTCACTCACCCCACTAGGATTTGCTTACTTTCTCAATCGGGGGAAGCAGTGGCGACGAGCGACATTGATACTTTCTTGTACCTTATTGATCGGTCCCTATGTGTATTCTCAGGTAGCGAAATGGGACAAGGAAAATGGATTCTGGAGAGAGTATTTCTCATTTTATGATTATGTCTCGAATCTATGGGATGCGTCCTTATATTTTGGGAATCCGAACAAAATGAACTATACGATTACGAAAGAAATAGCGGAGACGTTCTTCCAGAAAATTCCAGTGGGCGCCCATATCTGCGACGATGATGGAAAGGGTCAATACCCCTTTAGCCTCTATTACCAGAAGGTTTTGAAGCGTCGTACAGATATCCACTTTCATTCCCTATTCGGACCTGAACTCAATACTGAGGTGGCTCGGCGTTTTGCTACGGAGTTGTTCGAACTGCTGAAGCAAGGCGAACAGGTGTTCATCTCATCCCCCTATTGGCCAGAGCGGCCAGTTTTGAATGAGATGTATGCACGATTTTCTCTTCCGCAGCAGGTGGCAGTGGAGCAGGTAAATGACATGAGTCTTGAGGAGTTAGAACGGACGTTCCCCAAATATGCCTTGGTACGTGTCCCGCTTAGTCAGGATGGGCGATTCTATATCTATGAGTTCCAGCGACGTGGAGAAGCGTCGAGGCAAGTGATTATGCTCAAAGATTGGGTCGTGGAGGGCGAGTCGATGGGGGTTATGAATAGCGAGGGGGGAAATTATTTTCCGCAGGCACTTAATGGATGGAGCGGCGGCAGTCACCTATTGTGGTTGGATGCCAGGGAGGGGAGCTCCTTAGATCTCCAATTTTTCGTTCCGCGCGAAATGAATGCGGATTTGTTGATCCGCTACACCACCAGTTATGACTTCGGGCGTTTCCAACTAGCGCTGGACGGTGCAAAGATTGGGACCGAGTTTGAGGGTTATTCGCGCGATACTTCACGTAGTGAAGAAATCTCTTTGGGTAGGCACCGCCTAGTATCAGGCAATCATACCTTGAGGATTACCATTAAAGGGAGTTCCGAGGATGCCGATCAACGGAATGGTTTTGGCCTAGATTATTTACGTATCAAGGGAGACGAATAA
- a CDS encoding conserved membrane hypothetical protein (Evidence 4 : Unknown function but conserved in other organisms), which produces MNDEHHQETSQAPETPAIWRVANALAAVAMVWAVWCVIAGTTAYTEAFTNGATAFMHGDEKIWEISHASIARNMAIALSIIYGLWFLVTGANGPGKAMLAWRAFIKMVAHPTKPELSSAERAAALNCAVKCFFSPLMTFFFVGNCAHFYNAAYNTVTQWGAMPFPELYWRHFHWAAFWGILMLDVVWFFIGYLVEHRSLDNTIRTVEPTALGWFVCIVCYPPQVGWTTDLLGWYASDMPVVVYQFCDSNILSLETGYILTMMVGIPVLILMGVYSYASVAMGLKASNLTNRGTVERGPYALVRHPAYICKTSAWNLSAMVPLSRAIYDQDIQWGAAILFSIIVWTFIYHVRALTEERHLSADPDYRAYCERVKWRYIPGVY; this is translated from the coding sequence ATGAACGATGAACATCATCAGGAAACGAGTCAGGCACCGGAAACCCCAGCAATCTGGCGGGTGGCTAATGCCTTAGCAGCAGTGGCCATGGTTTGGGCGGTGTGGTGTGTAATTGCCGGCACCACCGCCTACACAGAAGCCTTTACCAACGGCGCTACTGCCTTTATGCATGGTGACGAAAAGATCTGGGAGATTTCCCATGCCAGTATCGCCCGCAATATGGCCATTGCCTTATCCATCATCTACGGTTTGTGGTTCTTGGTTACCGGTGCCAATGGTCCGGGCAAAGCCATGTTGGCCTGGCGGGCATTCATTAAAATGGTGGCCCACCCCACCAAGCCAGAACTTAGTTCTGCAGAGCGTGCCGCAGCGCTCAATTGCGCAGTCAAATGCTTTTTTTCCCCATTGATGACATTCTTCTTCGTGGGTAACTGTGCTCATTTCTACAACGCCGCTTACAACACCGTAACCCAATGGGGTGCTATGCCCTTCCCCGAATTGTATTGGCGTCATTTTCATTGGGCTGCCTTCTGGGGAATTCTAATGTTGGACGTGGTCTGGTTTTTTATTGGTTATCTGGTAGAACACCGCAGTCTCGATAATACCATTCGTACTGTCGAGCCCACTGCCCTCGGCTGGTTTGTTTGCATAGTCTGTTATCCACCCCAGGTGGGTTGGACCACCGATCTATTAGGGTGGTATGCGTCGGATATGCCTGTAGTGGTTTACCAATTTTGCGATTCGAATATCCTCAGCCTAGAAACGGGTTACATCCTGACCATGATGGTTGGCATCCCGGTATTGATACTGATGGGGGTTTATTCGTATGCCTCGGTAGCAATGGGTTTAAAGGCCAGCAATCTTACCAATCGTGGCACCGTCGAACGCGGACCCTACGCACTGGTCCGTCACCCGGCCTACATCTGCAAGACCAGCGCCTGGAATCTCTCCGCCATGGTGCCTCTCTCTCGCGCCATCTACGACCAGGACATCCAATGGGGGGCGGCGATCCTCTTCTCTATCATTGTTTGGACTTTCATCTATCATGTCCGCGCACTAACCGAGGAACGCCACCTATCCGCCGACCCAGACTATCGAGCCTACTGCGAGCGAGTAAAGTGGCGCTACATTCCTGGAGTCTATTAG
- a CDS encoding phosphoglycolate phosphatase, translating into MSYRLIIFDWDGTLIDSEVHIVSCFQKAALDLELAPLSRATVRNIIGLGLMESSVVLFPDSDNATRQAVIERYRYHYFLGSEPAPSSLFPGVEETLRHFHDSGYLLAVATGKSRRGLDRALRETNLGRFFHITRCADETKSKPDPLMLQEILEELDTASEYAVMVGDTEYDMEMAHNVAMPRIAMTYGVHEVERLRRWGPLACLDDFPGLRAWFDGPVHGAKSNLQPQRSG; encoded by the coding sequence ATGAGCTATCGACTAATCATCTTCGACTGGGATGGTACCCTCATTGACTCCGAGGTCCATATCGTCTCTTGCTTCCAAAAAGCAGCGCTCGACCTGGAATTAGCGCCATTATCGCGTGCCACAGTACGTAACATCATCGGACTTGGTTTGATGGAATCGTCCGTGGTGCTTTTTCCAGACTCGGACAATGCCACTCGGCAGGCCGTGATCGAGCGCTATCGCTACCACTACTTTCTCGGATCCGAGCCTGCTCCCTCCAGCCTTTTTCCGGGCGTGGAAGAAACTCTGCGCCACTTCCACGATAGCGGTTATCTCCTGGCGGTGGCCACTGGAAAAAGTCGCCGTGGGCTCGATCGTGCCTTACGGGAAACAAACCTGGGACGATTTTTCCACATCACTCGTTGTGCCGATGAGACCAAATCAAAACCCGATCCGTTGATGCTCCAGGAAATCCTAGAAGAGTTGGATACTGCCTCCGAATACGCAGTGATGGTCGGCGATACCGAATACGATATGGAGATGGCCCACAACGTCGCCATGCCACGTATTGCCATGACCTATGGAGTCCACGAAGTGGAGCGCCTGCGCCGTTGGGGACCTCTTGCTTGTTTGGATGATTTTCCCGGGTTGCGTGCGTGGTTCGATGGACCAGTCCACGGCGCGAAGAGCAACCTCCAACCCCAAAGAAGTGGTTAG
- a CDS encoding 5-methyltetrahydrofolate--homocysteine methyltransferase, with protein MTQRFIERLRQRVLLCDGGTGTLIQARTWDLEGDFMGLENCSEVLVLTRPDFIEEVHRTYFEAGADCVETNTFGANRIVLAEFGLEQRSYEINHRAATIARIIASQFSTEDQPRYVLGSMGPGTKLPSLGHIEYDALEESYTEQARGLLDGGVDALLLETHQDLLTLKAGINGCREARRLSGRGEVAILAQVTIETTGTLLVGSDLSAAVVTLAAMGVDGIGINCATGPAEMAEHVKSLSENWPGFISVMPNAGLPLLVDGHTEYPLTPQELAYWQGRFVVEDGVNLIGGCCGTTPAHIAALRAMLDVRPDPAPKVRNITLTPAVASLYTAVPLRQENAIFAVGERSNANGSKKFRELLNAEDWDALTAIGREQIKEGSHALDLCVAYVGRPEISDMREVVTRYRSQVTAPLVIDSTEVGVIKSALKLIGGKPIINSINFEDGEEKAARILRLARRFGAAVVALTIDEQGMAKEAERKLEIAHRLYDFAVHHHGLPPSDLFFDPLTFTICTGMEEDRRHAINTLEAISAIRAEMPDCQILLGLSNISFGLKPAARAVLNSVFLHHAVARGMTSAIIHVSKIEPLHRIDPQQREAAEDLIFDRHNDGRDPLLHFIGLFKDAGTKETREVRSTRVEDALKQRIVDGDRKGLEQDLDRALEKYSPLEIINTLLLDGMRVVGELFGAGQMQLPFVLQSAETMKVAVKYLERFMEKIAGSTKGTLVLATVKGDVHDIGKNLVDIILTNNGYKVINLGIKQPLHAILEAYSSHRADAIGMSGLLVKSTVIMKENLEEMARLGIDAPVLLGGAALTRRYVEQDCRAAYPLANSVHYAKDAFAGLHLMETIMAAKTSAKN; from the coding sequence ATGACGCAGCGATTCATTGAGCGGTTACGGCAACGTGTGTTGCTCTGTGACGGTGGCACGGGGACCCTAATCCAGGCACGAACCTGGGATCTCGAAGGGGATTTCATGGGTCTCGAAAACTGCTCTGAGGTTTTGGTGCTAACACGCCCAGACTTTATTGAAGAGGTCCATCGAACCTATTTCGAGGCGGGGGCCGACTGCGTTGAGACCAATACCTTTGGGGCCAATCGCATCGTACTTGCCGAATTCGGCCTCGAACAGCGCAGCTACGAGATAAACCATCGCGCTGCAACGATTGCGCGAATCATTGCCTCCCAATTCTCTACGGAAGATCAGCCTCGTTATGTTTTAGGGTCGATGGGACCTGGGACAAAGTTGCCAAGTCTCGGGCATATCGAATATGACGCCCTCGAAGAATCCTATACCGAGCAGGCCCGGGGGCTATTGGATGGTGGGGTAGATGCCCTTCTCCTGGAGACTCATCAAGACCTACTCACCCTCAAGGCAGGCATCAATGGTTGTCGGGAGGCACGGCGCTTGAGCGGCCGCGGGGAGGTTGCCATCCTGGCCCAGGTCACCATCGAGACCACCGGCACACTGTTGGTGGGTTCTGACCTAAGCGCCGCAGTGGTTACACTTGCGGCGATGGGGGTCGATGGCATCGGCATCAACTGTGCCACCGGTCCCGCCGAGATGGCCGAGCATGTGAAGAGCCTGAGCGAAAATTGGCCGGGATTCATCTCGGTAATGCCCAACGCTGGTCTGCCTCTGCTGGTAGATGGACATACCGAATATCCTCTGACCCCGCAGGAACTGGCCTACTGGCAGGGGCGTTTTGTAGTCGAGGATGGAGTTAACCTCATCGGAGGATGTTGCGGCACCACGCCCGCTCACATCGCCGCCTTGCGGGCGATGCTCGATGTGCGTCCAGATCCAGCTCCCAAGGTACGTAACATTACCCTCACGCCAGCGGTCGCCTCTCTGTACACCGCCGTCCCGCTACGCCAGGAAAACGCCATATTCGCCGTGGGCGAACGCTCCAATGCCAATGGTTCCAAAAAATTTCGCGAATTGCTCAACGCCGAAGACTGGGATGCATTAACCGCGATTGGCCGCGAACAGATCAAAGAAGGCTCCCACGCATTGGACCTGTGTGTAGCCTACGTGGGGCGACCGGAGATCTCCGATATGCGAGAGGTCGTTACCCGCTACCGCAGCCAGGTAACCGCTCCCCTGGTTATCGATTCCACCGAGGTTGGGGTAATTAAATCGGCCCTCAAACTCATTGGTGGTAAACCCATAATCAATTCCATCAACTTCGAGGATGGCGAAGAGAAAGCGGCACGTATTCTTCGTCTAGCGCGTCGCTTTGGTGCGGCCGTGGTCGCACTTACTATTGATGAACAGGGTATGGCCAAGGAGGCTGAACGCAAATTGGAGATTGCCCATCGCCTCTACGATTTTGCCGTTCATCACCACGGCCTACCACCCAGCGACCTCTTTTTTGATCCGCTCACCTTTACGATCTGTACCGGCATGGAGGAAGACCGTCGCCATGCGATCAATACGTTGGAGGCCATTTCCGCAATCCGCGCAGAAATGCCGGACTGCCAGATTCTTCTCGGTCTATCCAATATCTCCTTCGGGTTGAAACCCGCCGCACGGGCGGTACTCAATTCGGTATTTCTGCATCATGCCGTAGCGCGGGGAATGACCTCAGCGATCATTCATGTTTCTAAGATCGAGCCTCTGCATCGCATCGATCCCCAGCAGCGAGAGGCAGCCGAAGACTTGATCTTCGACCGTCATAATGACGGTCGTGACCCCTTACTGCACTTCATCGGGCTATTCAAGGATGCCGGGACTAAAGAGACGCGGGAGGTACGTTCTACCCGCGTAGAAGACGCCCTCAAGCAGCGGATAGTGGATGGCGACCGTAAAGGTCTGGAACAGGATCTGGATCGCGCCCTAGAAAAATATTCACCCCTAGAGATTATCAACACCCTGTTGCTAGATGGAATGCGTGTGGTCGGGGAACTCTTCGGGGCTGGCCAGATGCAGTTGCCCTTTGTGTTGCAATCCGCTGAGACCATGAAAGTCGCTGTGAAATATCTGGAACGATTCATGGAAAAGATCGCAGGCTCCACCAAAGGGACGCTGGTACTCGCCACGGTCAAAGGCGATGTTCACGACATCGGTAAGAACCTGGTCGATATCATTCTTACTAACAATGGCTACAAAGTGATCAACCTAGGGATTAAACAACCCCTCCACGCAATTTTGGAGGCCTATTCCTCTCACCGTGCCGATGCCATCGGTATGTCGGGATTACTCGTCAAATCCACAGTGATTATGAAGGAGAATCTGGAGGAGATGGCGCGTCTTGGGATTGACGCCCCGGTATTGTTAGGGGGCGCTGCTTTGACGCGCCGCTATGTGGAACAGGATTGCCGCGCGGCTTATCCGCTCGCTAATTCCGTACACTACGCCAAAGATGCCTTCGCCGGTCTACATCTGATGGAAACCATCATGGCCGCCAAGACCAGCGCCAAAAATTAA
- a CDS encoding hypothetical protein (Evidence 5 : Unknown function): protein MADHGTIALSTNDTNGARIIVAGIPTFGNVYQIKAIYLTRDTRSLIHCSRADAQCGRAGTVKFDRLVLALLGGIFYYDAAIH from the coding sequence TTGGCTGACCATGGGACAATTGCTCTCTCTACCAATGACACTAATGGGGCTCGGATTATTGTGGCGGGCATACCAACCTTCGGCAACGTCTACCAGATAAAAGCCATCTATTTAACCCGCGACACCCGTTCACTTATTCATTGCTCCCGTGCGGACGCGCAGTGTGGGCGCGCAGGGACAGTGAAATTTGATAGGTTGGTTTTGGCCTTACTCGGAGGAATTTTTTACTATGACGCAGCGATTCATTGA
- the lgt gene encoding Phosphatidylglycerol--prolipoprotein diacylglyceryl transferase yields the protein MLTYPAINPVALQLGPLNVHWYGLMYIIGFGTAWWLGHQRAPHSKIPLSQEQVSDVIFWGALGVVLGGRLGYILFYDLPNYLANPATMIQVWRGGMSFHGGLLGVLLSLWFYQRKYQIGFFNLMDFIAPLVPIGLGAGRIGNFINGELFGKPTDVAWGMVFPYGGFLPRHPSQLYEAGLEGIALFLILWIYSKKTRPTMAVSGMFLVWYGIFRFLVEFARQPDPQIGYLAWDWLTMGQLLSLPMTLMGLGLLWRAYQPSATSTR from the coding sequence ATGTTGACCTACCCCGCCATTAATCCCGTTGCCCTCCAGCTTGGCCCGCTCAATGTCCATTGGTATGGGCTGATGTATATCATAGGATTTGGGACTGCTTGGTGGTTGGGACACCAACGTGCCCCCCACTCCAAGATTCCTCTGAGTCAGGAGCAGGTCTCTGATGTGATCTTTTGGGGAGCCCTGGGCGTGGTATTAGGCGGACGTTTGGGTTATATCTTGTTCTACGATCTACCCAATTATCTGGCCAATCCTGCCACCATGATCCAGGTCTGGCGAGGAGGAATGTCTTTTCATGGCGGCTTATTGGGTGTTCTATTGTCTCTTTGGTTTTACCAACGCAAATATCAGATCGGCTTCTTCAACCTGATGGATTTTATCGCGCCACTAGTACCCATTGGTCTGGGGGCCGGACGTATCGGAAACTTTATTAATGGTGAGCTCTTCGGCAAACCTACCGATGTGGCGTGGGGAATGGTTTTTCCCTACGGAGGATTTCTCCCGCGTCACCCCTCTCAACTCTACGAGGCAGGGCTCGAAGGGATAGCGCTATTTCTCATTCTTTGGATATATTCCAAAAAAACCCGCCCGACCATGGCCGTTTCTGGTATGTTTCTGGTTTGGTATGGTATCTTCCGTTTTCTCGTAGAGTTTGCGCGTCAACCTGATCCACAAATTGGTTACCTCGCCTGGGATTGGCTGACCATGGGACAATTGCTCTCTCTACCAATGACACTAATGGGGCTCGGATTATTGTGGCGGGCATACCAACCTTCGGCAACGTCTACCAGATAA
- a CDS encoding hypothetical protein (Evidence 5 : Unknown function), whose amino-acid sequence MAIDEIDKVPRDFPNDLLHELDQMNFRVIETGEVIRPERRVSPILFITSNSERRLPEPFLRRCVYHHIEFDDAIVLKAVEKCKDQYHTLRKGLLELAIRCFLALRDRNLRKLPATGELLVWLRVITLAVQSEKRVEIEKNLKDDNLGRLPYLGVLLKDH is encoded by the coding sequence GTGGCTATCGACGAGATCGATAAGGTCCCACGCGATTTTCCTAACGACCTGCTTCACGAATTGGACCAAATGAACTTTCGGGTGATCGAGACTGGCGAGGTAATACGCCCCGAGCGTCGGGTGAGTCCCATTCTCTTCATTACCTCCAACAGCGAGCGCCGCCTGCCGGAACCTTTTCTACGTCGCTGTGTCTACCATCACATCGAATTCGATGATGCTATCGTTCTTAAGGCGGTAGAGAAATGCAAGGATCAATATCACACCCTGAGAAAAGGTCTCCTCGAACTCGCCATTCGCTGTTTTCTCGCACTCCGCGACCGCAATCTGCGCAAACTCCCCGCTACTGGCGAATTGCTGGTCTGGTTACGAGTTATCACCTTGGCAGTGCAAAGCGAAAAACGTGTGGAGATCGAAAAGAATCTGAAAGATGATAACCTTGGGCGGCTGCCCTATTTGGGCGTATTGTTGAAGGACCACTAA
- a CDS encoding methyl-accepting chemotaxis protein, with the protein MHSLDHLPIRVRLLILIVIGVILLLGTGLFASWGFKQNAAALNVYDQRLQTINLLQKVRVLQLQIRHEINMARLAQDPFVADERFQIVDKLVFEINTMFEGLTRIDLSEATKSAIADYFKARKDYGLIGVDRMRSLFVAENYEEVDRINRGEGAQAFTKVQEATEKLVQGLTQEAKTFRVKAEEKTRLLNTVSKLSVIVGLVIVAILGLAIRSSIVRGVAQLEKATTRLAEGDLSTRIEISGRDEFTQIGTAFNQMVGTFEQLIAEINSSADNVGQSVEVSVRHSISVSAISVRQEELARNAREVANNLARSMAEVGGRLTSMVKAADRAEELTQSGHRVISATRGGIEAVSQSVTHISDIIGSLEASSEQIGRVVAVIRGIADQTNLLALNAAIEAARAGEQGRGFSVVAEEVRRLAERTTQATREIADTINIILTQTKNAVVSMNNAQQRVAEGLENARQGDQVITDINSDVSALGDQIHSIQAISVTQNTANRNAAHHIEEIYSTAEENRTTAEKSVHTAQALSDLSMRLKAAIQCFQT; encoded by the coding sequence ATGCATTCTTTGGATCACTTGCCCATCCGAGTTCGTTTGCTGATTCTGATTGTCATTGGTGTGATTTTGCTTCTGGGAACAGGATTATTTGCAAGCTGGGGCTTTAAACAAAACGCTGCTGCTCTTAATGTATATGACCAGCGATTACAAACCATTAATCTCCTGCAGAAAGTGCGAGTGTTACAGCTTCAGATTCGGCATGAGATCAATATGGCGCGACTGGCTCAAGACCCCTTCGTGGCCGATGAGCGTTTTCAGATTGTCGACAAATTGGTTTTTGAAATCAATACGATGTTTGAAGGATTGACCCGGATTGATTTGAGCGAGGCCACGAAAAGCGCGATCGCAGATTATTTCAAGGCCCGCAAGGACTACGGTCTAATCGGTGTCGATCGAATGCGCAGTTTGTTTGTCGCTGAAAATTATGAGGAAGTAGATCGTATTAATCGGGGGGAGGGTGCCCAGGCCTTTACCAAAGTACAGGAGGCAACGGAAAAGCTTGTTCAGGGACTCACCCAAGAAGCCAAAACATTCCGCGTCAAAGCTGAGGAGAAGACCAGACTACTCAATACGGTTTCAAAATTGAGTGTGATAGTCGGTTTAGTCATTGTCGCTATTCTTGGCCTTGCCATTCGTTCCTCGATTGTGCGTGGTGTCGCTCAATTGGAAAAAGCCACTACGAGGCTGGCGGAGGGTGACTTATCAACCCGTATCGAGATCAGCGGTCGCGATGAATTTACCCAAATTGGCACGGCCTTCAATCAGATGGTGGGTACTTTCGAGCAATTGATCGCCGAGATTAATAGCTCAGCGGATAATGTTGGTCAAAGCGTGGAGGTTAGCGTACGGCACAGCATTAGCGTTAGCGCCATTTCGGTACGCCAAGAGGAACTCGCCCGCAATGCACGAGAAGTTGCTAACAATCTAGCACGGAGTATGGCCGAGGTGGGCGGGCGTTTGACTAGCATGGTAAAGGCTGCGGATCGTGCCGAGGAGTTAACTCAATCGGGCCATCGCGTCATCAGCGCTACCCGAGGTGGGATTGAGGCGGTTTCCCAGTCAGTCACCCACATATCCGACATTATCGGTTCCCTAGAGGCGAGTTCGGAACAAATCGGGCGTGTTGTGGCGGTCATCCGGGGCATTGCTGATCAAACCAACCTACTCGCCCTCAATGCGGCCATTGAAGCGGCCCGCGCCGGCGAACAGGGACGCGGTTTTTCCGTGGTGGCCGAGGAAGTACGCCGATTGGCCGAACGCACCACCCAGGCCACCCGCGAGATAGCAGATACGATTAACATTATCCTTACTCAGACCAAAAATGCCGTTGTCTCGATGAATAATGCGCAACAGCGCGTGGCCGAGGGTTTGGAAAATGCGCGCCAAGGCGATCAAGTCATCACGGATATCAACAGTGACGTATCCGCTTTGGGTGATCAGATCCACTCGATTCAAGCTATCAGTGTTACCCAAAACACTGCCAATCGAAATGCCGCGCATCATATCGAGGAGATCTATTCTACGGCGGAGGAAAATCGAACGACCGCAGAAAAATCAGTCCATACGGCTCAAGCGCTGTCTGATCTATCGATGCGATTGAAAGCCGCAATTCAGTGTTTCCAAACCTAA